One window of Candidatus Dependentiae bacterium genomic DNA carries:
- the tuf gene encoding elongation factor Tu translates to MAKAIFERSKPHLNTGTIGHVDHGKTTLTAAITKVLADQNKAWAEARRFDQIDNAPEEKARGITIAISHVEYQTANRHYAHVDCPGHADYVKNMITGAAQMDGAILVVSAADGAMPQTREHILLAKNVGVPALVVFLNKVDMVDDTDMLEMVEEEIRELLTKYGFPGQEIPIVRGSAVKALNGDQSEIGSQAIMKLMDAVDSYIPQPLREIDKPFLMAVEGVFSIPGRGTVATGRIERGRVKVGEEVELVGFGDNRKTTVTGVEMFRKELTEGQAGDNVGLLLRGIKKEEIERGQCLTKVGTITPHKKYKCELYVLGKDEGGRHSPFFNGYRPQFYFRTTDVTGIVTLPEGREMVMPGDHVSVTVELIAPIAMEKDQRFAVREGGRTVGSGIVTEILD, encoded by the coding sequence ATGGCAAAAGCTATATTTGAGCGCAGTAAGCCTCATTTAAACACGGGTACTATTGGGCACGTTGACCATGGTAAAACTACATTAACCGCTGCAATTACCAAAGTTCTTGCAGACCAAAATAAAGCTTGGGCTGAAGCAAGAAGATTCGATCAAATTGATAATGCTCCAGAAGAAAAAGCACGTGGTATTACTATTGCTATTTCTCACGTAGAATATCAAACAGCTAATCGTCACTATGCACACGTAGATTGTCCTGGTCACGCTGATTATGTTAAAAACATGATTACCGGAGCAGCTCAAATGGACGGAGCTATTTTAGTGGTATCAGCTGCTGACGGTGCTATGCCTCAAACACGTGAGCATATCTTGCTTGCGAAAAACGTAGGTGTACCTGCACTTGTTGTGTTCTTAAACAAAGTAGATATGGTTGATGACACTGACATGCTTGAAATGGTTGAAGAAGAAATTCGTGAACTACTTACCAAGTATGGCTTTCCTGGTCAAGAAATACCTATCGTTCGTGGTTCAGCTGTTAAGGCTCTTAACGGTGATCAAAGTGAAATAGGCTCACAGGCTATTATGAAATTAATGGACGCTGTTGATTCTTATATTCCACAACCACTTCGCGAAATTGACAAACCATTTTTAATGGCTGTTGAGGGTGTATTCTCTATTCCTGGACGTGGTACTGTAGCTACAGGCCGTATCGAACGTGGTAGAGTTAAAGTTGGTGAAGAAGTTGAACTTGTAGGTTTTGGCGATAACAGAAAAACTACCGTAACTGGTGTTGAAATGTTCCGCAAAGAACTTACTGAAGGTCAAGCTGGTGATAACGTAGGTCTTCTTCTGCGTGGTATTAAAAAAGAAGAAATTGAACGTGGCCAATGTCTTACTAAAGTTGGTACAATTACTCCGCATAAAAAATATAAATGCGAGCTTTATGTACTCGGTAAAGATGAAGGCGGTCGTCACAGTCCGTTCTTTAATGGCTATAGACCTCAGTTCTACTTCAGAACAACAGACGTTACTGGTATCGTGACACTTCCAGAAGGTCGTGAAATGGTTATGCCTGGTGATCATGTGAGTGTAACTGTAGAGTTAATTGCTCCGATTGCTATGGAAAAAGACCAACGCTTTGCTGTTCGTGAAGGTGGAAGAACTGTAGGATCTGGTATTGTTACAGAGATTCTTGACTAA
- the rpsJ gene encoding 30S ribosomal protein S10, with product MKKQKIRLTLKSYDHQLLDKAVKQIVLTVKRTGSHIMGPVPMPNKQRIFTVLRSPHIDKKSREQFELTTHRRILDIVAPSDATMDALMKLNISSGVDVEIK from the coding sequence ATGAAAAAACAGAAAATTCGTTTAACGCTCAAATCATACGATCATCAATTGTTAGACAAAGCGGTTAAGCAAATTGTATTAACTGTTAAAAGGACCGGGTCCCATATTATGGGACCTGTGCCGATGCCTAACAAACAACGTATTTTTACTGTATTGCGTTCACCGCATATTGATAAAAAATCACGTGAACAATTTGAGCTTACCACGCACAGACGTATTTTAGATATTGTTGCACCCTCAGACGCTACTATGGATGCGTTGATGAAACTAAATATTTCATCAGGGGTCGACGTTGAAATTAAGTGA